In a genomic window of Streptomyces pristinaespiralis:
- a CDS encoding MerR family transcriptional regulator, whose translation MRIGELARAVGTTARALRHYEQAGLISSERAPNGYRVYDEQAAVRVRNIRYLLAAGLTLDDVRVFLPCLDGDVAAAPPSGKGLRVALERLAILNERIAVQTEARDRLEAALREKTGDRIRPVA comes from the coding sequence GTGCGGATCGGTGAGCTGGCCAGGGCGGTGGGGACGACCGCTCGTGCACTGCGGCACTACGAACAGGCCGGACTGATCTCCTCCGAACGCGCCCCCAACGGCTACCGCGTCTACGACGAGCAGGCGGCGGTGCGGGTCCGCAACATCCGCTACCTGCTGGCCGCCGGGCTCACTCTGGACGACGTGCGCGTGTTCCTGCCCTGCCTGGACGGCGATGTGGCTGCCGCACCGCCCTCGGGGAAGGGCCTGCGCGTCGCGCTGGAACGACTGGCGATCCTCAACGAACGGATTGCCGTCCAGACCGAGGCCCGTGACCGGCTGGAAGCCGCACTCCGTGAGAAGACCGGCGACCGGATCCGCCCGGTGGCCTGA